The Rhododendron vialii isolate Sample 1 chromosome 8a, ASM3025357v1 genome has a window encoding:
- the LOC131335596 gene encoding pentatricopeptide repeat-containing protein At3g62890-like — protein sequence MLVSRSKTKDLSLLIKHLQLRKTCLSSCSSTPFPSISIPTNTNPFFQPNPQTLSRLLNQRPSISHLKQIHAQVINLAYPLFPSIIDSLIHCYISTEDLTTARTLFNRYPLPSPPTLLWNIMIRAYSKLHNCQEPFNLFRQMLALDRTLLVFPDDYTFTFVITSCSHQMSVVYGEIVHGLVVKNGYESNLYVGNVVINMYSVFKRMQAAHKVFDEMSERDVFSWTSLLCGYAKHGEMDRACEIFNQMPVRNNVSWTGMISGFVGVGRYVEALSYFCDMLYDDKVQANEAILVCVLSACAHLGALDQGNWIHMYIGKNRISESSNISTALIDMYSKCGRIDSASRVFNGILRWDVHNFTSMISGLSIHGLGKEALCVFYQMLAENIKPNEVTCLGVLNACSHSGLVEEGSSIFYDMESLWGVAPKIEHYGCHIDLLGRAGYLEKAFQIVKTMPMKPDIVIWRSLLNGCRIHRDANLARCIINYVGQMNSQECNGGEVLLSNLYASLGIWEGVTEVRKLMGERRIESDPGCSWIEVDGVVHEFRVADKLHPRIIEVRQKLNEILKRARLGGYVSNTMHVSFDLNEEEKEQAVAWHSEKLAVAFALMSTPPGTSIRIVKNLRTCEDCHLALKAISKVYGREIIVRDRSRFHTFKGGDCSCNDYW from the coding sequence ATGCTTGTATCAAGATCCAAAACTAAAGACCTCTCACTTCTCATCAAACACTTGCAACTCAGAAAAACttgtctttcttcttgttcatcAACCCCCTTTCCCTCCATTTCCATTCCAACCAACACTAACCCATTTTTCCAACCAAATCCACAAACACTTTCCCGATTGCTGAACCAACGCCCAAGCATCTCTCACCTCAAACAAATCCATGCCCAAGTCATAAACCTAGCATATCCACTATTTCCTTCCATTATTGACTCTCTCATTCACTGTTATATCTCTACTGAGGACCTAACCACTGCAAGAACCTTATTCAATAGGTATCCTTTGCCTTCACCACCCACTCTGTTATGGAATATCATGATCAGGGCTTACTCCAAACTCCACAATTGTCAAGAACCCTTCAACTTATTCCGTCAAATGCTCGCTTTAGACCGCACCCTACTTGTTTTTCCAGACGATTATACGTTCACCTTTGTGATCACTTCGTGTTCGCATCAGATGTCTGTGGTATATGGGGAAATTGTTCATGGGTTGGTGGTGAAAAATGGGTACGAATCAAATTTATACGTAGGCAATGTTGTGATTAATATGTACTCTGTTTTTAAGAGAATGCAGGCTGCCCACAAAGTGTTCGATGAAATGTCTGAACGAGACGTCTTCTCCTGGACTAGTCTGCTGTGTGGGTATGCAAAACATGGGGAGATGGATAGAGCTTGCGAGATTTTCAATCAGATGCCAGTGCGTAATAATGTGTCTTGGACCGGTATGATTTCGGGCTTTGTTGGAGTTGGGAGGTATGTCGAAGCCCTTAGCTATTTCTGCGACATGCTTTATGATGATAAGGTGCAGGCCAATGAGGCCATTCTTGTTTGTGTGCTCTCCGCTTGTGCTCATCTTGGAGCCTTAGATCAAGGGAATTGGATTCATATGTACATCGGTAAAAATCGAATTTCGGAGAGCTCAAATATTTCTACTGCTCTTATTGATATGTACTCAAAATGTGGGAGGATAGATAGTGCCTCTCGAGTTTTCAACGGAATCTTAAGATGGGATGTCCATAATTTTACAAGCATGATTTCCGGCTTATCAATTCATGGACTTGGTAAAGAGGCTTTATGTGTTTTCTATCAAATGTTAGCTGAAAACATTAAGCCGAATGAGGTCACCTGTCTAGGGGTTTTAAATGCATGTAGCCATTCCGGTCTAGTAGAGGAAGGTTCTTCAATATTCTACGATATGGAGAGCTTGTGGGGCGTTGCACCCAAGATTGAGCATTACGGGTGTCACATTGATTTACTTGGGCGTGCAGGTTACTTAGAGAAGGCATTCCAAATTGTCAAAACCATGCCCATGAAGCCTGACATTGTTATATGGAGGTCTTTGCTTAATGGATGTAGAATCCACCGTGATGCTAATCTTGCACGGTGCATTATAAATTACGTTGGGCAAATGAACTCTCAGGAATGTAATGGAGGTGAGGTGCTACTTTCAAATTTGTATGCTTCGCTCGGTATATGGGAAGGAGTGACTGAAGTGAGGAAGCTGATGGGTGAGAGAAGGATTGAGTCTGATCCTGGGTGCAGTTGGATTGAGGTGGATGGTGTTGTTCATGAATTTCGAGTTGCTGATAAGTTGCATCCACGAATAATAGAAGTACGACAAAAGttgaatgaaattttgaaaagggCAAGACTAGGAGGCTACGTTTCAAATACAATGCATGTTTCTTTTGATCTGAATGAGGAGGAGAAAGAACAAGCAGTGGCATGGCACAGTGAAAAGCTAGCTGTTGCTTTTGCCCTGATGAGTACTCCACCGGGCACCTCAATTCGGATAGTAAAAAATTTAAGGACTTGTGAAGACTGTCATCTGGCTCTAAAGGCCATTTCCAAAGTTTATGGTAGGGAGATCATTGTAAGAGACCGTTCTCGTTTCCATACTTTTAAAGGAGGAGATTGTTCATGCAATGATTACTGGTAG
- the LOC131335597 gene encoding nucleobase-ascorbate transporter 6-like, which translates to MAAKSDEPAPHPPKDQLPDVSYCITSPPPWPEAVLLGFQHYLVVLGTAVIIPTALVPQMGGGNEEKAKVIQTLLFVAGLNTLLQTYFGTRLPAVIGGSYTFVAATISIILSGRFNDPNPIERFKQTMQAIQGALIVASTLQIVLGFSGLWRNVTRFLSPLSAVPLVALAGFGLYEFGFPGVAKCIEIGLPQLILLVFFSQYLSHVLKRGRKVSVFERFAVIFTVVIVWIYAHLLTVGGAYDDKAPKTQANCRTDRSGLIDGAPWIRLPYPFQWGPPSFDAGEAFAMMVTSFVALVESTGAFIAVSRYASATPMPPSVLSRGVGWQGVGILLSGLFGTVNGSSVSVENAGLLALTRVGSRRVVQISAGFMIFFSILGKFGAVFASIPAPIVAALYCVFFAYVGSVGLSFLQFCNLNSFRTKFILGFSIFLGLSVPQYFNEYTVISGYGPVHSSGRWFNDMINVPFSSEAFVAGVLAYFLDNTIHKRDGSIRKDRGKHWWDKFRYYKTDTRSEEFYSLPLNLNKYFPSV; encoded by the exons atgGCAGCAAAGTCGGATGAGCCAGCACCACACCCACCAAAGGATCAACTTCCCGATGTCTCCTACTGCATTACCAGTCCTCCCCCATGGC CCGAGGCTGTCCTCCTTGGGTTTCAGCATTACCTGGTGGTGCTTGGCACAGCAGTTATCATACCAACGGCTCTTGTTCCCCAAATGGGAGGAGGAAAT GAGGAGAAAGCAAAGGTGATCCAGACATTACTCTTTGTTGCTGGATTGAACACGTTACTGCAGACATATTTCGGGACTAGATTGCCAGCGGTGATTGGAGGGTCCTATACATTTGTTGCAGCCACAATCTCAATTATCCTTTCCGGTCGCTTCAATGATCCAAACCCTATAGAG AGATTCAAACAGACAATGCAGGCAATCCAGGGGGCACTCATTGTTGCTTCAACTCTTCAAATTGTCCTGGGTTTCAGTGGCCTTTGGCGTAATGTCACAAG GTTCTTGAGTCCACTCTCAGCTGTTCCTTTGGTTGCTCTTGCTGGTTTTGGGCTCTACGAGTTTGGTTTCCCTGGG GTTGCTAAATGCATTGAAATTGGACTGCCACAACTTATCCTTTTAGTGTTTTTCTCACAG TATCTATCCCATGTGttgaaaagaggaagaaaagttTCTGTTTTTGAACGGTTTGCTGTAATATTTACTGTGGTCATTGTATGGATTTATGCTCACCTACTAACTGTCGGTGGGGCCTACGATGATAAAGCGCCAAAAACACAGGCAAACTGTCGCACTGATCGCTCTGGACTTATTGATGGTGCTCCTTG GATAAGACTTCCCTATCCCTTTCAATGGGGACCGCCTTCATTTGATGCCGGTGAAGCCTTTGCCATGATGGTCACTTCATTTGTTGCTCTTGTAGAG TCCACTGGCGCCTTTATTGCTGTGTCAAGATATGCAAGTGCAACACCTATGCCGCCTTCTGTTCTCAGCCGAGGCGTTGGTTGGCAG GGAGTTGGCATTTTGCTGTCTGGATTGTTTGGAACTGTGAATGGATCCTCCGTGTCGGT TGAGAATGCTGGTCTTTTAGCTTTGACTCGTGTTGGCAGTAGAAGGGTTGTGCAAATATCTGCTGGCTTcatgattttcttttccattcttg GGAAATTTGGAGCAGTCTTTGCTTCCATTCCGGCACCCATTGTTGCTGCTTTATATTGCGTTTTCTTTGCTTATGTGG GTTCAGTAGGTTTAAGTTTCCTTCAGTTCTGCAATCTCAACAGCTTCCGAACAAAGTTCATATTGGGCTTCTCTATCTTTCTGGGCTTATCTGTACCCCAGTACTTCAATGAGTACACTGTGATCAGTGGATACGGCCCGGTTCACTCAAGTGGAAGATGG TTCAACGACATGATTAACGTTCCATTCTCGTCGGAAGCATTTGTTGCGGGTGTGTTGGCATATTTCCTTGACAACACAATCCACAAGAGAGATGGCTCTATTAGAAAAGACCGTGGTAAGCATTGGTGGGACAAATTCCGGTACTATAAGACAGATACAAGAAGTGAGGAATTCTATTCACTGCCCCTGAATCTCAACAAATATTTCCCATCAGTGTGA